A single genomic interval of Pyrus communis chromosome 5, drPyrComm1.1, whole genome shotgun sequence harbors:
- the LOC137733635 gene encoding protein EXORDIUM-like 3 produces the protein MPQHHRTGWLPQPPAPVLLLLTLLTLFLSTYPAIAWRPWPDLKHNTSDLLGDNKKFEGSSEFVKLRYHMGPVLTANITVHTIWYGTWQPAQKKIIREFINSISAAGSKRPSVAGWWKTVQLYTDQTGENISRTVHLGAEKNDRFYSHGKALTRLSIQSVIKSAVTAKTRPLPVNPQSGLYLVLTSDDVYVQDFCKQVCGFHYFTFPSLVGYTLPYAWIGNSAKLCPGTCAYPFAVPDYIPGLKPLKSPNGDVAVDGMISVIAHEIAELASNPLVNAWYAGQDPSFPVEIADLCEGIYGTGGGGSYTGQLMDDHDGSTYNMNGIRRKFLVQWVWSHILNYCTGPNALDQ, from the coding sequence atgcctCAGCACCACCGTACCGGCTGGCTTCCTCAGCCACCGGCTCCGGTGCTCCTCCTCCTCACCCTACTCACCCTCTTCCTCTCCACCTACCCAGCAATCGCATGGCGCCCCTGGCCCGACCTCAAACACAACACCTCCGACCTCCTCGGAGACAACAAAAAATTCGAAGGCTCCTCCGAATTCGTTAAACTGCGCTACCACATGGGCCCTGTCCTAACCGCCAACATAACCGTCCACACAATCTGGTACGGCACGTGGCAGCCGGCCCAGAAGAAGATCATCCGCGAGTTCATCAACTCGATCTCCGCCGCCGGCTCCAAACGCCCCTCGGTCGCCGGGTGGTGGAAGACCGTACAGCTGTACACCGACCAGACCGGCGAGAACATCTCCCGCACGGTCCATCTCGGCGCCGAGAAAAACGACCGGTTTTACTCCCACGGTAAAGCCCTGACGCGCCTCTCGATACAGTCCGTGATCAAAAGCGCCGTAACGGCCAAAACGAGGCCGTTACCCGTCAATCCCCAGAGCGGGCTCTACCTCGTGCTGACATCTGATGACGTGTACGTCCAGGATTTCTGCAAACAGGTCTGTGGGTTCCACTACTTCACCTTCCCCTCCCTCGTCGGATACACTCTGCCGTACGCGTGGATTGGAAACTCGGCCAAATTGTGTCCAGGTACGTGCGCGTACCCGTTCGCCGTACCGGATTACATCCCGGGGTTAAAGCCGTTGAAGTCACCTAACGGTGACGTGGCAGTCGACGGGATGATAAGCGTTATCGCGCACGAGATTGCTGAGCTGGCGAGCAACCCGTTGGTGAACGCCTGGTACGCGGGTCAGGACCCGAGTTTTCCGGTCGAGATTGCTGATCTCTGCGAGGGAATCTACGGTACGGGAGGGGGCGGGTCGTACACGGGTCAGCTGATGGACGACCACGATGGCTCCACGTACAATATGAATGGGATCCGACGGAAGTTCTTGGTTCAGTGGGTTTGGAGCCACATTTTAAATTACTGTACCGGACCGAATGCACTCGATCAGTAA